One part of the Arabidopsis thaliana chromosome 1 sequence genome encodes these proteins:
- the SHA gene encoding SH2 domain protein A (SH2 domain protein A (SHA); FUNCTIONS IN: sequence-specific DNA binding transcription factor activity, signal transducer activity; INVOLVED IN: signal transduction, regulation of transcription, DNA-dependent; LOCATED IN: nucleus; EXPRESSED IN: 11 plant structures; EXPRESSED DURING: 4 anthesis, C globular stage, petal differentiation and expansion stage; CONTAINS InterPro DOMAIN/s: SH2 motif (InterPro:IPR000980), STAT transcription factor, core (InterPro:IPR001217), Concanavalin A-like lectin/glucanase (InterPro:IPR008985); BEST Arabidopsis thaliana protein match is: SH2 domain protein B (TAIR:AT1G78540.1).), with protein sequence MAGDCAIDTEKYSLLEDFNVDVEVENKAFETFSLCFWVYLLDSTTYPSAIIRQINLFCELGEKVHSDMSVSAPFLVLDENKKMMLLPLTLLHREAPDPVNTSSWTEVPNVSTTAKFPLQKWVHVGCEVSRNYMRLYICGELVGEQVLTSLMTNGTNSDCARKISLFSVGGDGYSVQGFIHSAEVLPSNLSASYHYTKDPPLWLSVDKPSTSGIELDEDGVWSVVSGTFCSLDVVLTNAIGQPVHKDVKVVASLLYADSGTHVEKRSDFEAFLLVSYEGIELSAEDKPCNLLNGCASFKFKLSQLSSKSDKRLFCIKFEIPEVKANYPFLETVTNQIRCISRNRDSVSSMKRIRLGEEKVSESKIVNGNGTSMEWRPQNHEEDNSSTDSENTEMRDSTAFRRYSIPDWIIFKYCLGNLTERALLLKEITNNSSDEEVSEFADQVSLYSGCSHHGYQIKMARKLIAEGTNAWNLISRNYRHVHWDNVVIEIEEHFMRIAKCSSRSLTHQDFDLLRRICGCYEYITQENFETMWCWLFPVASAVSRGLINGMWRSASPKWIEGFVTKEEAERSLQNQVPGTFILRFPTSRSWPHPDAGSVVVTYVGHDLVIHHRLLTINHICDSSERYTDAKQLQDMLLAEPELSRLGRIIRGI encoded by the exons ATGGCGGGTGATTGTGCGATTGACACCGAGAAATACTCTCTGCTGGAGGATTTTAATGTCGATGTTGAAGTCGAAAACAAAGCATTTGAGACTTTCTCactttgtttttgggtttatctCTTAGATTCCACCACATACCCTTCTGCAATTATCAGACAG ATTAACTTGTTTTGCGAATTGGGGGAAAAG GTTCACTCTGACATGAGTGTTAGTGCACCTTTCCTTGTTCTAgatgaaaacaagaagatgatgctTTTGCCATTGACTCTCCTTCACAGGGAAGCTCCTGATCCTGTTAACACTTCTTCTTGGACTGAAGTTCCTAATGTTTCTACAACGGCTAAGTTTCCTCTTCAAAAATGGGTTCATGTGGGTTGTGAG GTTTCTAGAAACTATATGCGCCTTTATATTTGTGGAGAGCTTGTAGGAGAGCAAGTCTTAACTTCCTTGATGACCAATGGTACAAATTCAGATTGCGCACGAAAGATATCGTTATTTAGTGTTGGTGGAGATGGTTATAGTGTTCAGGGTTTCATCCACAGTGCAGAAGTTTTGCCTTCTAATCTCTCTGCAAGTTATCACTACACAAAG GACCCACCTTTATGGTTATCTGTTGATAAGCCATCTACATCTGGAATTGAATTGGATGAAGATGGTGTTTGGAGTGTCGTTAGTGGAACATTTTGTTCCTTGGATGTTGTTTTAACCAATGCTATTGGACAGCCTGTGCACAAGGATGTGAAG GTTGTGGCTTCTCTACTGTATGCTGATAGTGGGACGCATGTTGAGAAGAGGAGTGACTTTGAGGCATTCCTTTTAGTAAGCTATGAAGGCATTGAATTATCTGCTGAAGATAAACCGTGCAACTTATTGAACGGATGTGCTTCTTTCAAGTTCAAATTATCTCAG cttTCTTCCAAGAGTGATAAGAGGTTGTTCTGCATCAAATTCGAAATACCAGAAGTGAAGGCCAATTATCCTTTCCTCGAAACTGTCACCAACCAAATCCGTTGCATTTCGAGAAACCGTGATTCTGTTTCCTCTATGAAACGGATCAGATTAGGAGAAGAAAAGGTTTCTGAGAGTAAG ATTGTGAATGGAAATGGTACGAGTATGGAATGGAGGCCTCAGAACCACGAAGAAGATAACTCTTCAACTGATTCCGAAAACACTGAAATGAGAGACTCGACTGCTTTCAGGAGATATTCAATCCCAGACTGgattattttcaaatactgCCTTGGAAACTTAACAGAGAGAGCTCTTCTTCTGAAGGAAATCACAAACAATTCATCAGACGAAGAAGTCTCGGAATTTGCAGATCAAGTTTCTCTCTATTCCGGATGCTCCCACCACGg CTATCAAATCAAAATGGCAAGAAAACTGATAGCAGAAGGAACAAATGCGTGGAATCTGATCTCTCGGAACTATCGACATGTTCATTGGGACAATGTGGTAATTGAGATTGAAGAACATTTCATGAGAATAGCTAAATGCAGCAGTAGATCTCTCACTCACCAG GATTTTGACCTTCTAAGAAGGATATGTGGATGCTATGAATACATAACTCAAGAGAATTTTGAGACAATGTGGTGTTGGTTGTTCCCTGTTGCTTCGGCTGTATCAAGGGGGTTGATTAATGGAATGTGGCGCTCTGCTTCGCCTAAATGGATAGAAGGGTTTGTGACTAAAGAAGAGGCAGAACGTTCGCTTCAGAATCAAGTACCGGGCACTTTCATTCTCAGGTTCCCTACTTCAAGAAGCTGGCCACATCCTGACGCTGGTTCCGTGGTTGTGACTTATGTCGGCCATGATTTAGTTATTCATCATAGATTACTCACAATCAACCACATCTGCGA ttctAGTGAAAGGTATACAGATGCAAAACAGTTGCAAGATATGCTTTTGGCGGAACCTGAGCTATCTCGGCTTGGAAG GATTATAAGAGGCATCTGA
- the SPS2 gene encoding solanesyl diphosphate synthase 2 (solanesyl diphosphate synthase 2 (SPS2); FUNCTIONS IN: trans-octaprenyltranstransferase activity; INVOLVED IN: ubiquinone biosynthetic process; LOCATED IN: chloroplast, plastid; EXPRESSED IN: 22 plant structures; EXPRESSED DURING: 13 growth stages; CONTAINS InterPro DOMAIN/s: Solanesyl diphosphate synthase (InterPro:IPR014120), Polyprenyl synthetase-related (InterPro:IPR017446), Terpenoid synthase (InterPro:IPR008949), Polyprenyl synthetase (InterPro:IPR000092); BEST Arabidopsis thaliana protein match is: solanesyl diphosphate synthase 1 (TAIR:AT1G78510.1); Has 16766 Blast hits to 16738 proteins in 2950 species: Archae - 341; Bacteria - 9538; Metazoa - 427; Fungi - 613; Plants - 416; Viruses - 0; Other Eukaryotes - 5431 (source: NCBI BLink).), with translation MMMSCRNIDLGTSVLDHSCSSSSTSRRFLFGNSSKTVCMIGGRSCVGNLVFLRRDLATCRAVPAKSKENSLVNGIGQDQTVMLNLRQESRKPISLETLFEVVADDLQRLNDNLLSIVGAENPVLISAAEQIFSAGGKRMRPGLVFLVSRATAELAGLKELTVEHRRLGEIIEMIHTASLIHDDVLDESDMRRGRETVHELFGTRVAVLAGDFMFAQASWYLANLENLEVIKLISQVIKDFASGEIKQASSLFDCDVKLDDYMLKSYYKTASLVAASTKGAAIFSKVESKVAEQMYQFGKNLGLSFQVVDDILDFTQSTEQLGKPAANDLAKGNITAPVIFALENEPRLREIIESEFCEPGSLEEAIEIVRNRGGIKKAQELAKEKAELALKNLNCLPRSGFRSALEDMVMFNLERID, from the exons ATGATGATGTCATGTCGGAATATAGACTTGGGTACGAGTGTTCTTGATCATTCTTGTAGCTCTTCTTCAACAAGTCGTCGATTCTTGTTTGGCAATTCTTCGAAGACCGTTTGTATGATTGGTGGCAGAAGCTGTGTTGGAAATTTGGTATTTCTCCGGCGAGATTTGGCTACTTGCAGAGCTGTTCCGGCTAAATCCAAGGAGAATTCTCTGGTCAACG GTATTGGTCAAGATCAAACAGTGATGCTCAATCTGAGGCAAGAGTCACGAAAGCCAATATCTTTGGAAACTCTGTTTGAGGTCGTAGCTGATGATTTGCAGAGGTTGAACGACAATCTTTTATCG ATTGTTGGTGCAGAAAATCCGGTTTTGATATCTGCTGCTGAGCAAATCTTCAGCGCTGGTGGCAAGAGGATGAGACCGGGTTTGGTATTCCTTGTATCACGAGCCACTGCGGAATTAGCAGGCTTAAA GGAACTTACAGTAGAACATCGGCGTTTAGGTGAGATCATTGAGATGATTCACACCGCAAGTTTGATACACGATGATGTGTTAGACGAAAGTGATATGCGAAGAG GAAGGGAAACGGTTCACGAGCTATTCGGAACAAGAGTAGCTGTATTAGCTGGGGATTTCATGTTTGCTCAAGCATCATGGTACTTAGCAAATCTCGAAAACCTTGAAGTCATTAAGCTCATAAGTCAG GTGATCAAAGATTTTGCAAGCGGTGAGATAAAGCAAGCATCGAGTTTATTCGATTGTGATGTCAAGCTTGATGACTACATGCTAAAGAGTTACTACAAGACAGCTTCATTAGTAGCTGCAAGCACCAAAGGAGCAGCAATTTTCAGTAAAGTCGAAAGCAAGGTCGCAGAGCAAATGTATCAGTTCGGGAAGAATCTCGGTTTATCTTTTCAAGTAGTTGATGACATTCTGGACTTCACTCAGTCCACAGAGCAGTTAGGTAAGCCTGCAGCTAATGACCTAGCCAAAGGTAACATAACGGCGCCAGTGATCTTCGCGCTAGAGAATGAGCCAAGGCTAAGAGAGATCATTGAGTCTGAGTTTTGTGAGCCTGGATCGCTTGAAGAAGCGATTGAAATAGTTAGAAATCGCGGTGGGATCAAGAAAGCTCAAGAATTAGCAAAGGAGAAAGCTGAACTTGCGTTAAAGAATTTGAATTGTCTTCCTAGGAGTGGTTTCAGATCGGCTCTTGAGGATATGGTAATGTTTAATCTTGAAAGGATTGATTAG
- the SHA gene encoding SH2 domain protein A, which yields MAGDCAIDTEKYSLLEDFNVDVEVENKAFETFSLCFWVYLLDSTTYPSAIIRQVHSDMSVSAPFLVLDENKKMMLLPLTLLHREAPDPVNTSSWTEVPNVSTTAKFPLQKWVHVGCEVSRNYMRLYICGELVGEQVLTSLMTNGTNSDCARKISLFSVGGDGYSVQGFIHSAEVLPSNLSASYHYTKDPPLWLSVDKPSTSGIELDEDGVWSVVSGTFCSLDVVLTNAIGQPVHKDVKVVASLLYADSGTHVEKRSDFEAFLLVSYEGIELSAEDKPCNLLNGCASFKFKLSQLSSKSDKRLFCIKFEIPEVKANYPFLETVTNQIRCISRNRDSVSSMKRIRLGEEKVSESKIVNGNGTSMEWRPQNHEEDNSSTDSENTEMRDSTAFRRYSIPDWIIFKYCLGNLTERALLLKEITNNSSDEEVSEFADQVSLYSGCSHHGYQIKMARKLIAEGTNAWNLISRNYRHVHWDNVVIEIEEHFMRIAKCSSRSLTHQDFDLLRRICGCYEYITQENFETMWCWLFPVASAVSRGLINGMWRSASPKWIEGFVTKEEAERSLQNQVPGTFILRFPTSRSWPHPDAGSVVVTYVGHDLVIHHRLLTINHICE from the exons ATGGCGGGTGATTGTGCGATTGACACCGAGAAATACTCTCTGCTGGAGGATTTTAATGTCGATGTTGAAGTCGAAAACAAAGCATTTGAGACTTTCTCactttgtttttgggtttatctCTTAGATTCCACCACATACCCTTCTGCAATTATCAGACAG GTTCACTCTGACATGAGTGTTAGTGCACCTTTCCTTGTTCTAgatgaaaacaagaagatgatgctTTTGCCATTGACTCTCCTTCACAGGGAAGCTCCTGATCCTGTTAACACTTCTTCTTGGACTGAAGTTCCTAATGTTTCTACAACGGCTAAGTTTCCTCTTCAAAAATGGGTTCATGTGGGTTGTGAG GTTTCTAGAAACTATATGCGCCTTTATATTTGTGGAGAGCTTGTAGGAGAGCAAGTCTTAACTTCCTTGATGACCAATGGTACAAATTCAGATTGCGCACGAAAGATATCGTTATTTAGTGTTGGTGGAGATGGTTATAGTGTTCAGGGTTTCATCCACAGTGCAGAAGTTTTGCCTTCTAATCTCTCTGCAAGTTATCACTACACAAAG GACCCACCTTTATGGTTATCTGTTGATAAGCCATCTACATCTGGAATTGAATTGGATGAAGATGGTGTTTGGAGTGTCGTTAGTGGAACATTTTGTTCCTTGGATGTTGTTTTAACCAATGCTATTGGACAGCCTGTGCACAAGGATGTGAAG GTTGTGGCTTCTCTACTGTATGCTGATAGTGGGACGCATGTTGAGAAGAGGAGTGACTTTGAGGCATTCCTTTTAGTAAGCTATGAAGGCATTGAATTATCTGCTGAAGATAAACCGTGCAACTTATTGAACGGATGTGCTTCTTTCAAGTTCAAATTATCTCAG cttTCTTCCAAGAGTGATAAGAGGTTGTTCTGCATCAAATTCGAAATACCAGAAGTGAAGGCCAATTATCCTTTCCTCGAAACTGTCACCAACCAAATCCGTTGCATTTCGAGAAACCGTGATTCTGTTTCCTCTATGAAACGGATCAGATTAGGAGAAGAAAAGGTTTCTGAGAGTAAG ATTGTGAATGGAAATGGTACGAGTATGGAATGGAGGCCTCAGAACCACGAAGAAGATAACTCTTCAACTGATTCCGAAAACACTGAAATGAGAGACTCGACTGCTTTCAGGAGATATTCAATCCCAGACTGgattattttcaaatactgCCTTGGAAACTTAACAGAGAGAGCTCTTCTTCTGAAGGAAATCACAAACAATTCATCAGACGAAGAAGTCTCGGAATTTGCAGATCAAGTTTCTCTCTATTCCGGATGCTCCCACCACGg CTATCAAATCAAAATGGCAAGAAAACTGATAGCAGAAGGAACAAATGCGTGGAATCTGATCTCTCGGAACTATCGACATGTTCATTGGGACAATGTGGTAATTGAGATTGAAGAACATTTCATGAGAATAGCTAAATGCAGCAGTAGATCTCTCACTCACCAG GATTTTGACCTTCTAAGAAGGATATGTGGATGCTATGAATACATAACTCAAGAGAATTTTGAGACAATGTGGTGTTGGTTGTTCCCTGTTGCTTCGGCTGTATCAAGGGGGTTGATTAATGGAATGTGGCGCTCTGCTTCGCCTAAATGGATAGAAGGGTTTGTGACTAAAGAAGAGGCAGAACGTTCGCTTCAGAATCAAGTACCGGGCACTTTCATTCTCAGGTTCCCTACTTCAAGAAGCTGGCCACATCCTGACGCTGGTTCCGTGGTTGTGACTTATGTCGGCCATGATTTAGTTATTCATCATAGATTACTCACAATCAACCACATCTGCGAGTAA
- the SHA gene encoding SH2 domain protein A (SH2 domain protein A (SHA); FUNCTIONS IN: sequence-specific DNA binding transcription factor activity, signal transducer activity; INVOLVED IN: signal transduction, regulation of transcription, DNA-dependent; LOCATED IN: nucleus; EXPRESSED IN: 11 plant structures; EXPRESSED DURING: 4 anthesis, C globular stage, petal differentiation and expansion stage; CONTAINS InterPro DOMAIN/s: SH2 motif (InterPro:IPR000980), STAT transcription factor, core (InterPro:IPR001217), Concanavalin A-like lectin/glucanase (InterPro:IPR008985); BEST Arabidopsis thaliana protein match is: SH2 domain protein B (TAIR:AT1G78540.1); Has 341 Blast hits to 335 proteins in 60 species: Archae - 0; Bacteria - 0; Metazoa - 258; Fungi - 0; Plants - 45; Viruses - 0; Other Eukaryotes - 38 (source: NCBI BLink).) — MAGDCAIDTEKYSLLEDFNVDVEVENKAFETFSLCFWVYLLDSTTYPSAIIRQVHSDMSVSAPFLVLDENKKMMLLPLTLLHREAPDPVNTSSWTEVPNVSTTAKFPLQKWVHVGCEVSRNYMRLYICGELVGEQVLTSLMTNGTNSDCARKISLFSVGGDGYSVQGFIHSAEVLPSNLSASYHYTKDPPLWLSVDKPSTSGIELDEDGVWSVVSGTFCSLDVVLTNAIGQPVHKDVKVVASLLYADSGTHVEKRSDFEAFLLVSYEGIELSAEDKPCNLLNGCASFKFKLSQLSSKSDKRLFCIKFEIPEVKANYPFLETVTNQIRCISRNRDSVSSMKRIRLGEEKVSESKIVNGNGTSMEWRPQNHEEDNSSTDSENTEMRDSTAFRRYSIPDWIIFKYCLGNLTERALLLKEITNNSSDEEVSEFADQVSLYSGCSHHGYQIKMARKLIAEGTNAWNLISRNYRHVHWDNVVIEIEEHFMRIAKCSSRSLTHQDFDLLRRICGCYEYITQENFETMWCWLFPVASAVSRGLINGMWRSASPKWIEGFVTKEEAERSLQNQVPGTFILRFPTSRSWPHPDAGSVVVTYVGHDLVIHHRLLTINHICDSSERYTDAKQLQDMLLAEPELSRLGRIIRGI, encoded by the exons ATGGCGGGTGATTGTGCGATTGACACCGAGAAATACTCTCTGCTGGAGGATTTTAATGTCGATGTTGAAGTCGAAAACAAAGCATTTGAGACTTTCTCactttgtttttgggtttatctCTTAGATTCCACCACATACCCTTCTGCAATTATCAGACAG GTTCACTCTGACATGAGTGTTAGTGCACCTTTCCTTGTTCTAgatgaaaacaagaagatgatgctTTTGCCATTGACTCTCCTTCACAGGGAAGCTCCTGATCCTGTTAACACTTCTTCTTGGACTGAAGTTCCTAATGTTTCTACAACGGCTAAGTTTCCTCTTCAAAAATGGGTTCATGTGGGTTGTGAG GTTTCTAGAAACTATATGCGCCTTTATATTTGTGGAGAGCTTGTAGGAGAGCAAGTCTTAACTTCCTTGATGACCAATGGTACAAATTCAGATTGCGCACGAAAGATATCGTTATTTAGTGTTGGTGGAGATGGTTATAGTGTTCAGGGTTTCATCCACAGTGCAGAAGTTTTGCCTTCTAATCTCTCTGCAAGTTATCACTACACAAAG GACCCACCTTTATGGTTATCTGTTGATAAGCCATCTACATCTGGAATTGAATTGGATGAAGATGGTGTTTGGAGTGTCGTTAGTGGAACATTTTGTTCCTTGGATGTTGTTTTAACCAATGCTATTGGACAGCCTGTGCACAAGGATGTGAAG GTTGTGGCTTCTCTACTGTATGCTGATAGTGGGACGCATGTTGAGAAGAGGAGTGACTTTGAGGCATTCCTTTTAGTAAGCTATGAAGGCATTGAATTATCTGCTGAAGATAAACCGTGCAACTTATTGAACGGATGTGCTTCTTTCAAGTTCAAATTATCTCAG cttTCTTCCAAGAGTGATAAGAGGTTGTTCTGCATCAAATTCGAAATACCAGAAGTGAAGGCCAATTATCCTTTCCTCGAAACTGTCACCAACCAAATCCGTTGCATTTCGAGAAACCGTGATTCTGTTTCCTCTATGAAACGGATCAGATTAGGAGAAGAAAAGGTTTCTGAGAGTAAG ATTGTGAATGGAAATGGTACGAGTATGGAATGGAGGCCTCAGAACCACGAAGAAGATAACTCTTCAACTGATTCCGAAAACACTGAAATGAGAGACTCGACTGCTTTCAGGAGATATTCAATCCCAGACTGgattattttcaaatactgCCTTGGAAACTTAACAGAGAGAGCTCTTCTTCTGAAGGAAATCACAAACAATTCATCAGACGAAGAAGTCTCGGAATTTGCAGATCAAGTTTCTCTCTATTCCGGATGCTCCCACCACGg CTATCAAATCAAAATGGCAAGAAAACTGATAGCAGAAGGAACAAATGCGTGGAATCTGATCTCTCGGAACTATCGACATGTTCATTGGGACAATGTGGTAATTGAGATTGAAGAACATTTCATGAGAATAGCTAAATGCAGCAGTAGATCTCTCACTCACCAG GATTTTGACCTTCTAAGAAGGATATGTGGATGCTATGAATACATAACTCAAGAGAATTTTGAGACAATGTGGTGTTGGTTGTTCCCTGTTGCTTCGGCTGTATCAAGGGGGTTGATTAATGGAATGTGGCGCTCTGCTTCGCCTAAATGGATAGAAGGGTTTGTGACTAAAGAAGAGGCAGAACGTTCGCTTCAGAATCAAGTACCGGGCACTTTCATTCTCAGGTTCCCTACTTCAAGAAGCTGGCCACATCCTGACGCTGGTTCCGTGGTTGTGACTTATGTCGGCCATGATTTAGTTATTCATCATAGATTACTCACAATCAACCACATCTGCGA ttctAGTGAAAGGTATACAGATGCAAAACAGTTGCAAGATATGCTTTTGGCGGAACCTGAGCTATCTCGGCTTGGAAG GATTATAAGAGGCATCTGA
- a CDS encoding uncharacterized protein (unknown protein; FUNCTIONS IN: molecular_function unknown; INVOLVED IN: biological_process unknown; LOCATED IN: endomembrane system; BEST Arabidopsis thaliana protein match is: unknown protein (TAIR:AT2G47010.2); Has 70 Blast hits to 70 proteins in 13 species: Archae - 0; Bacteria - 0; Metazoa - 0; Fungi - 0; Plants - 69; Viruses - 0; Other Eukaryotes - 1 (source: NCBI BLink).), with product MEKSINGSCRLIKRLVIILSCLSYSFVRSDFTERTNINYVSAVGDPGMRNDNLRVAIEAWNQCNEVGEEATNMGSPRMADCFDIDNSSFPVKIIHKVDERDNRLGVGNGTYGGISAGDNADIYAAQKEVYLGNKCQVVDKPNPWQFWMIMLKNGNTDTLAAICPENGKKAKPFPPTGRFPCFGKGCMNMPSMHHEYTSLVDNEEGHMSGSFYGTWDLDNDQKDPVGNNSYYKVKWEKKIGGNESWVFHHLLKTSSKYPWLMLYLRADASRGFSGGYHYDTRGMMKMTLKSPDFKVKFKLEIIKGGGSGSQFYLMDMGSCWKNDGRDCDGDVTTDVTRYSEMIINPGATAVCTRNRLGACPPEHTFPNGTKVHRTDKEKFPFEAYHYYCVPGNARFAESPYEVCDPYSNPQPQEILQILPHPVWEQFGYPTKKGQGWIGDPRTWELDVGKLSQSLFFYQDPGTKPVERHWSSIDLGTEIYMSKNQIAEWTVTDFDIVIPNADI from the exons ATGGAGAAAAGTATCAATGGATCATGCAGACTCATCAAGAGACTCGTGATTATACTTTCTTGTCTTTCATATTCCTTTGTTCGATCAGACTTTACAGAGAgaacaaatatcaattatGTATCAGCTGTGGGAGATCCCGGGATGAGAAACGATAACTTAAGGGTGGCTATAGAAGCTTGGAACCAATGCAACGAGGTCGGTGAAGAAGCTACAAACATGGGAAGCCCTCGAATGGCAGATTGCTTCGATATCGATAACTCTAGCTTTCCCG TGAAGATAATCCACAAAGTCGACGAAAGAGACAACAGGCTTGGGGTAGGAAATGGAACCTACGGAGGAATAAGCGCTGGAGACAACGCAGATATCTACGCAGCGCAAAAGGAGGTATACTTAGGAAACAAATGTCAAGTTGTGGACAAGCCAAATCCATGGCAGTTTTGGATGATAATGCTAAAGAACGGTAATACGGATACTTTAGCCGCAATTTGTCCCGAAAACGGGAAAAAGGCGAAACCATTTCCTCCTACGGGGAGGTTTCCATGTTTTGGGAAAGGATGTATGAACATGCCATCGATGCATCATGAGTACACAAGCTTGGTTGATAACGAAGAAGGACATATGAGTGGGAGTTTTTATGGGACTTGGGACTTGGATAACGACCAAAAAGATCCGGTTGGTAATAATTCGTATTATAAGGTGAaatgggagaagaagattggggGAAATGAGAGTTGGGTTTTTCATCATTTGTTGAAGACTTCTTCTAAGTATCCATGGTTGATGCTTTATCTACGCGCTGATGCTTCTCGAGGTTTCTCTGGTGGTTATCATTACGACACTAGAgggatgatgaagatg ACGCTAAAATCGCCagattttaaagtaaaattcaaGCTAGAGATTATTAAAGGAGGCGGTTCAGGGAGCCAATTTTACCTAATGGACATGGGAAGTTGCTGGAAAAACGACGGAAGAGACTGCGACGGCGACGTCACAACCGACGTTACAAGGTACAGCGAAATGATAATCAACCCGGGGGCAACCGCCGTTTGCACCCGCAACCGCCTAGGCGCTTGTCCGCCAGAGCATACTTTTCCAAACGGGACTAAAGTTCACAGGACGGACAAGGAGAAGTTCCCTTTCGAAGCGTATCACTATTACTGCGTTCCGGGAAACGCGCGTTTTGCGGAATCTCCGTACGAGGTTTGTGATCCGTACAGTAATCCACAACCGCAGGAGATTCTGCAGATCTTGCCTCATCCAGTGTGGGAACAGTTTGGGTATCCGACAAAGAAAGGACAAGGTTGGATTGGAGATCCAAGAACTTGGGAACTTGATGTCGGAAAACTCTCTCAGTCACTCTTCTTTTACCAG GATCCAGGGACGAAACCGGTGGAGAGACATTGGTCGTCGATAGATTTAGGAACTGAAATATATATGAGTAAGAATCAAATTGCTGAATGGACTGTAACTGATTTCGACATTGTTATACCAAATGCCGATATTTAA